The genomic segment CAACTCCTTAGTTGCACGGCCCGTATTCGTCTTCGAATCCAGGCATCCAGTCCTCGGAATCGGCTCAACACATCTCCCGTCCCAAAGTAGTTCCCCCATCCCCGCAAGTATGGGTTTAGTCGCTTCTTCACGATCTGCTCGACCTTCACCGTCTGGTTTCTTCGCGTGATCTCCTTCACCCGTTCTTTGAATCGCTTCATCGCTTTTTCCGACGGCACCATCCGTTTTCCCGGCTTGAACGCATGACCCAGGAATACGAATGTTTCCTTGTAGCTGTTTACGATTTTCGTTTTCTCCGGGTGTATGATAAGTCCCATCTCGCGTTCCAGCAGTCCCACGACCGAATTCAGTACACGCTCAGCGCCTTTTGCCGTTTTGCAACAGATGACGAAGTCGTCTGCATATCGCGTCATTCGGTGTCCGCGCGCCGTCATCGCTTCGTCCAGCGGATGCAGATAGATGTTCGCTAAAAGCGGACTAATCACCCCGCCCTGCGGCGTCCCCGTCTCGTTCAGGTGGAAGCTGCCGCCTTCCATGATCCCGGCCTTCAGGAAGCTCTCCAGCAACCGCAGTACACTGCCGTCCACGATGGTCTCTCTCACCTTTTCAATGAGCTTCTCATGCGGGATGGTGTCAAAGTATGACTTCAGGTCGGCGTCGATCACGTACCGGTAGCCTGCTTCCAGATCCTTGCGGATGTTGGCCAGCGCCATATGCGCGCTTCTTCCCGGCCGGAATCCATAGCTGCAGTCCTTGAACTGCGCTTCGAATAGGGGTTCTATGATACGCCTTGCCGCCGCTTGCACGACTCGGTCTTCCACGGTAGGAATGCCCAGCGGTCTTTGCGTCCCGTCAGCTTTCGGGATATACACGCGTTTTACCGGCTTAGACCGGTAAGTCTTGTTTCGCAGCGCCAGCTGAAGCCCCTCTAGATTAGGCTCCAGCTTCGATTCGTATGCCTTTACGGTCACGCGATCGATCCCTGCCGCTCCGCGGTTTCGCTTGACCTCCCGGAACGCTTCCTCCAGGTTTGGCTTCGCCCAAATCTTGTCGATGAGGCTGTACCATTTGCGTTTGCTTGGCACTTCAGCTCCTACGTGTGCGTGTTTGTCTTGCCTTGGTCCCTCCATGCTCGTTCTCCTTCCCTTCCCGTTCCTCGGCTCGTAGCCTTGCGGCAATCTCCGTGTCCCGGTCGGTACTCGCCCCAGACGGCTTCTCCTTTTGTTCATTCCCCGGATCTACGCACATCTTAGCTCCCCGGCTCCTGCCTGGCGCATGGTTTCCCTCATTCACGCTTCTTTCACGGTTCCGGGCTTCACACGTGTCCCCGCCTTTTGAGTCGGGGCACGCATCGGCGACCTGACGCCGATTCACCTACCTTTGCGGCCTTTCCGGCAGGCTTTCTCGCTACTATCCCTTCTTCTGACTGCCCACCGTCCGTACCTTCCTTCTTGATCCTCACGATCTTGAACTCTGATACCGCTACAAAAAAAAACTTTCTGCGCGGAGACGATGGGCTCTCCTTGGGTCACGTCAACCGGCTTTCCCCCGAATCCAGTCCTCTTAACTTACGGAGCCTATGGATGGTATAGGACTACCCTTCTTTTGCAGGGTTATCCGGCTCCGTCAGCCAACTTGGTGTATGCCGCCTGTTCCGGGTTTTGCCTTGGCATCCTCCGCACCGTCCCTTGCGGGCCCCGGCACTACGCCTCTGCTATGTACTTCCGCCACCTCGCGGCGTACGCGGGACTTTCACCCGTTAGTCGGTTGCGCTGCCAAGCGCACAAAAGGCGGGATCGCGCAGCTACCTTGCGCGATTCCGCCTTCTTTTCTTGCATACTTTACTGCCGTGTATACGCCACGATCGCGTCCCGCAAAAACGCCGTCATGCCCGGTTCCTTTTCATAATAAGCCTTGAACCGCTCGTCGTCGACGTACATCTGCGCGAGTCCCGCGTGCGCCTCCTTGGAATAGCTGCCCCAGGAGTAGGAGAGCCACTGCTTGTGCAGCTCCGCCGTTCGCCGAGCGGCTTCCCCTTCCGCGTCGCCGGTCTTGAACGCTTGGGCCAGCGAGGCGTGAATCTCGTCCGCCAGCTTGTTCATCTCGGCGTAATCCGCCTCGCTCATTCCCCGCAGCTTCGCGTTGGACCGGTCGATCGTCTCGTCGCCGTATTTGGCGCGGATCTCCGCGCCGTACTTGGCCTCGTTGTCCGCGATCAGCTTATCCTTGAAGCCTTCGAACTTCTCTTCGTCGCTCATGTCCGTTCCTCCTTCACGGGCGTCGATGGTGCGCTCGACATTCGCGATCAGCGCATCCAGCCGTTCCCTTCGTTCGAGAAGCTCCTCGCGATGAAGCCGCAGCGCCCGCACGCCGTCGTAGCCCGGATCGCCCATGATCTCCTTGATCCGGTCCAGGCCGACGCCGAGCTCCCGATAGAACAAAATCTGCTGCAGCCTGTCAACCTCCGCGGCCCCGTAGATCCGGTAGCCCGACGAGCTGATTCTGGCCGGCTTCAGAATTCCGACCTCGTCGTAGAACCGCAGCGTCCGGGCGCTTACGCCCGCCAGCCTGCCCAGCTTCTGTACCGTATATTCCATGCGATCGCCTCCCGACGACTTAACTGTAAACGTTGACGCAACGTGAAGGTCAATCGTTTTTTTGCGAAATTATTTTAGACCGCGGACGCTTCTACGCAGACGCCAGCCAACTGCGCGAGCAGCTCGCCGAATACGCCGTCCCAATCGCGCGTGCCCGCATAAGCGTATGCCCGATCCGAGATCGCCTCGCGCAGCGCAGGCTCCTCATACAACCGGGCGAGCGCCGCGGCGAAGGCGTCCGCGTCGTCCGGCGGGCAGAGCAAGCCGGTCTCGCCGTCCTTCACGAGATCGGGCAGCGCCCCCGCGTTCGCCGCGATCACGGGCAAGCCGCAGGCCATCGCCTCCAGCGCGACATTGCCGAACGTCTCCGTCGGCGACGGGAACAGCAGCGCGCCGGATGCCTGCATCCAGCGCTGGAGCTCGCCTTGCGACACCGCGCCAAGGAACAGGGCGTCGATGCCGAGCTGCTCGGAGAGCCGGCGCAGCTCAGCCTCTTGAGGCCCGTCCCCGGCGACGACCAGCCGGGCGTCGGCGTTCGTCCTTGCTTGGAAGCCGTGGAAAGCGCGTATCGCCGTACCCAGGTTTTTCTCCGGCGCGAGCCTGCCCGCGCATAGAACCGGGAAGCTCGAAGCGGGCAGGCCGTGCTCGCTCAGCCATCCCGCGCGGTCTCCCTCTCTGCCGAAGAGCGAGGCGTCGATGCCGCGACTCCATACGCGAAGGCCCAGCCAGCCGTCGCGCCGGCATTCCTCGAGCACGGACGGCGAAGGCACGAAAATACGCCGGCAGGGGCGGTGGAACCAATGCAAGTACTTACGCAGCAGCGCGCCTGCCCAGTTGAGGTTGTAATAAGGAAGATAGCGCGCGAAGTGCGTATGATGCGACGCGAGCAGCGGGATGCCGTGCTTCAGCGCGAGGCGCCGCCCGGTAAGGCCGGTGCCGAAGGGCGTCGCCACATGCACGACCGTAGGCTTGAAGGCGAGCAGGCTACGCTCGGCCGCCGGAGACACCGGCATGGCCAGCCTGCACGCCGGATACAGAAAAAACGGCAGGCTGGCGAGGCGCTCCGCCGTCTCCTGGTAGCCCGGCGCGCGACGCGGTCCGGCAGGCGCGAACACCTTGACGGCGATCCCCCTTTTTTCCAGATAAGCCGTCCAGCGCTGCAGCGTCTTGGCTACGCCGTTGATCTCCGGGGCGTACGTGTCCGTAAACAAGGCCAGGCGGATCTCGTTCATGCGACTCCTCCTCCTCCGACGATGCGTTTTACGCCCATCGTACTGCGCCCGCGTTAGCGCGGAATCAGCGGAGTGTCAATTCGCGGCAGGCTTGTTCCTTTACAGTAGGGCCGACGGAACTTCATCTTGCAATGACAATTCGCGATTAGACTGAAGGAACATAAAGCCGCGCCCGCGCGCCGAAGGAGAGATGGCCTTGGCACAGTTCTATCGCATGTTGAGCCGCTTCGAGAGCAATTGGTTCCTTTATATTAACATCCGGTGGAACCGGGCAGCGCTGACAACGCTGTTCCGGCTGTTGTCGCTGATCGGCGGAGCGACATTCTCGCTCTGCGTCTCCCTCGCCGTCGGCCTGCTGGCCGACGGCATCTGGCGCACGGCCGGCTGGCAGGCACTCGCCGCGGTCGTCATCAGCCACATTCCCGTCGCGCTGGCCAAACGCCTGTCCCCCAGGTCCCGCCCTTATCAAGTATTGCCCCAAGCCCGGACCGGTCCTCGCCCGCTGCAGGATCCCTCTTTTCCTTCGGGCCATACGACCGCGGCCTTCGCCCTGCTGACGCCCTGGATGATCGCCAGCCCCGCCCTCATCCCGCTGCTGCTCCCGATCGGCGCCGGCGTCGCGCTGTCCCGCGTCTACTTCGGCCTCCACTACCCAAGCGACACCGTCGCCGGCATGCTGCTCGGCAGCACGACCGCGCTGCTTGTAGGCGTATGGATCGCGTGAAACATTAGCCCGGCTAACGATTTATGCCATAAAGCAACAAGCCCGCCGGCAGCGTTCCGAAAGGGAACTGCCGCAGCGGGCTTTTGACGTTTTCCAGCCGAAGGCGCTCAGCTCTTCCGGGTTCTTCGCCAATCGATCAGCGTATGGATCCGTTCCTCGGCGAAGCGTCCGCCTTGCCGCGCATTCCCGGACGCCGATCGGGTCGGACCGAGCGGTCCGGCCGCGCTAGCGGACGTCGGCCAGTGAGTCGCTTGCCCGCAGCCGCTCAGCCAGCCAGGCTGCCGACATCACCGCATCCGGCAAGCTGCGCATCTCAAGTGTCCAGGCGCCTGCATAGCCGGCTGCGC from the Cohnella hashimotonis genome contains:
- the ltrA gene encoding group II intron reverse transcriptase/maturase, which encodes MPSKRKWYSLIDKIWAKPNLEEAFREVKRNRGAAGIDRVTVKAYESKLEPNLEGLQLALRNKTYRSKPVKRVYIPKADGTQRPLGIPTVEDRVVQAAARRIIEPLFEAQFKDCSYGFRPGRSAHMALANIRKDLEAGYRYVIDADLKSYFDTIPHEKLIEKVRETIVDGSVLRLLESFLKAGIMEGGSFHLNETGTPQGGVISPLLANIYLHPLDEAMTARGHRMTRYADDFVICCKTAKGAERVLNSVVGLLEREMGLIIHPEKTKIVNSYKETFVFLGHAFKPGKRMVPSEKAMKRFKERVKEITRRNQTVKVEQIVKKRLNPYLRGWGNYFGTGDVLSRFRGLDAWIRRRIRAVQLRSWKKIRKLHREMRRRGWDNKDMPGLRMTAWRSSHSTYAQYAMPNEWFAEIGLCSLLERSQELRPQRG
- a CDS encoding MerR family transcriptional regulator, yielding MEYTVQKLGRLAGVSARTLRFYDEVGILKPARISSSGYRIYGAAEVDRLQQILFYRELGVGLDRIKEIMGDPGYDGVRALRLHREELLERRERLDALIANVERTIDAREGGTDMSDEEKFEGFKDKLIADNEAKYGAEIRAKYGDETIDRSNAKLRGMSEADYAEMNKLADEIHASLAQAFKTGDAEGEAARRTAELHKQWLSYSWGSYSKEAHAGLAQMYVDDERFKAYYEKEPGMTAFLRDAIVAYTRQ
- a CDS encoding phosphatase PAP2 family protein — protein: MALAQFYRMLSRFESNWFLYINIRWNRAALTTLFRLLSLIGGATFSLCVSLAVGLLADGIWRTAGWQALAAVVISHIPVALAKRLSPRSRPYQVLPQARTGPRPLQDPSFPSGHTTAAFALLTPWMIASPALIPLLLPIGAGVALSRVYFGLHYPSDTVAGMLLGSTTALLVGVWIA
- a CDS encoding glycosyltransferase family 4 protein, which gives rise to MNEIRLALFTDTYAPEINGVAKTLQRWTAYLEKRGIAVKVFAPAGPRRAPGYQETAERLASLPFFLYPACRLAMPVSPAAERSLLAFKPTVVHVATPFGTGLTGRRLALKHGIPLLASHHTHFARYLPYYNLNWAGALLRKYLHWFHRPCRRIFVPSPSVLEECRRDGWLGLRVWSRGIDASLFGREGDRAGWLSEHGLPASSFPVLCAGRLAPEKNLGTAIRAFHGFQARTNADARLVVAGDGPQEAELRRLSEQLGIDALFLGAVSQGELQRWMQASGALLFPSPTETFGNVALEAMACGLPVIAANAGALPDLVKDGETGLLCPPDDADAFAAALARLYEEPALREAISDRAYAYAGTRDWDGVFGELLAQLAGVCVEASAV